A stretch of the Mycobacteroides immunogenum genome encodes the following:
- a CDS encoding MlaD family protein, which yields MSAPVQSGGVLESASRGLLAIGDVFKRSWKWLSIVGLVAILVICVGYVMFGTLKVNPIESEYQVKVQLHESGGLLPNQEVTLRGVPIGRVESVNLEKGGVVATASINGSVKLPVDSEIRVSGLSPAGEQYLDFRPTTNNGPFLGNNSVVALGQATTPITLAQVLADSDGLLAQLDTKKLSTLRKELGVSAQGPEKLADILDGGTFLITTLDGVLPETVTLLKSSKVTFSTLVDLNSGLDATGQQLGSTFAGLKKMDGGFRTLLGRAPQTLHSVDNLFTDNSDTMVQLLGNLATVAQLNYLRVPALNALFPGPEVRGSMLESAASIFHDGAVWALGDLLYPRPTCDYVTPRKPVSDASFYEPALYSTYCANPDPAMLVRGARNAPRPADDDTAGPPPNADLAKVSDPTPRGKWSVPTPYGGPQWPLPIPGDAPLPPDAPAPPPGFGNTPPTGR from the coding sequence ATGAGCGCCCCCGTACAGTCCGGCGGCGTGCTGGAATCTGCTTCCAGAGGATTGTTGGCCATCGGCGACGTCTTCAAGCGCAGCTGGAAATGGCTGTCCATTGTCGGCCTGGTGGCGATCCTCGTCATCTGCGTCGGCTACGTGATGTTCGGGACGTTGAAGGTCAACCCCATCGAGTCCGAGTATCAGGTGAAGGTGCAGCTGCACGAATCAGGTGGGTTGCTGCCCAATCAGGAAGTGACGCTGCGCGGGGTACCGATCGGCCGTGTGGAATCGGTCAACCTGGAGAAGGGCGGCGTGGTCGCGACCGCTTCGATCAACGGTTCGGTGAAGCTGCCGGTCGACAGCGAGATCCGCGTTTCCGGCCTGTCGCCCGCGGGTGAGCAGTACCTCGATTTCCGGCCGACGACCAATAACGGCCCGTTCTTGGGGAACAACAGTGTCGTCGCGCTCGGCCAGGCGACCACTCCGATAACCCTGGCGCAGGTGCTGGCTGATTCTGACGGCCTACTGGCGCAGCTCGACACCAAGAAGTTGAGCACCCTGCGCAAGGAGCTGGGTGTCAGTGCGCAGGGCCCGGAGAAGCTCGCCGACATCCTCGATGGCGGCACCTTCCTCATCACCACTCTCGATGGCGTGCTACCGGAAACGGTGACGCTGCTGAAGTCCAGCAAGGTGACCTTCTCGACGCTGGTAGACCTCAATTCGGGTCTGGATGCCACCGGTCAACAGTTGGGCAGCACTTTCGCCGGACTGAAGAAGATGGACGGCGGTTTCCGGACGCTGCTCGGGCGGGCTCCGCAGACCCTGCACAGTGTGGACAACCTCTTCACCGACAACTCGGACACGATGGTGCAATTGCTGGGCAATCTGGCCACCGTGGCGCAGCTGAACTACCTGCGCGTCCCTGCCCTCAACGCGCTGTTCCCGGGGCCCGAGGTGCGCGGATCGATGCTGGAGAGCGCCGCGTCGATCTTCCACGACGGTGCCGTCTGGGCGCTGGGTGATCTGCTGTACCCGCGGCCCACGTGCGATTACGTGACACCGCGTAAGCCGGTTTCGGACGCCAGCTTCTACGAACCGGCGTTGTACTCCACGTACTGCGCCAACCCCGATCCGGCGATGCTGGTGCGTGGCGCTCGCAATGCACCTCGCCCCGCGGACGACGACACTGCCGGCCCGCCGCCCAACGCGGATCTGGCCAAGGTGTCGGACCCGACGCCTCGGGGTAAGTGGAGCGTCCCCACGCCGTATGGTGGACCGCAGTGGCCCCTTCCGATCCCCGGCGATGCACCGTTGCCTCCCGACGCGCCTGCGCCGCCGCCCGGTTTCGGTAATACTCCACCTACCGGACGCTAG
- a CDS encoding MlaD family protein, with protein MRASKISKIRLVALAAAGVLAVSACTPPGLDSLPLPAPNMGSQSYKLTARFANALNLPAKAKVRLGGADVGEVESMDAVDYVAVVQLRIREGVRLPVGTTAQLRTATPLGDVFVAVTPPATPSGQLLKDGGTLDLDNTSSAATVEGVLASAAVLVNGGVIRNLTHVVNGLGKSSGGNGSNGLVFGDIVKQSDQLMGTLNGRSTQIQNSLDKTSQLASTLSAREKTINDLLEAGAPALKAIDPHQVTDLANTAGHISDQLAKFPSIQGTDSRSMITDFNTIARGFNDVTVSPDTSLVALNRLLPILIKANAGSALAVDANMAKLALGNWPDAGYKGDPTFHGPKQADWGYLVGSFKYSLYRLQERVVGQGPNPPAPAPAAQPEPQPAPAPAPEPGPGR; from the coding sequence ATGCGCGCGTCGAAGATTTCGAAGATCAGGCTCGTGGCGCTGGCCGCTGCCGGGGTTCTCGCCGTATCTGCCTGCACCCCACCGGGACTCGACAGCCTGCCGCTGCCTGCCCCCAACATGGGTTCGCAGTCGTACAAGCTGACTGCGCGATTCGCCAACGCGCTCAACCTGCCGGCGAAGGCGAAGGTGCGCCTGGGCGGCGCCGACGTCGGGGAAGTCGAGTCGATGGACGCCGTCGACTACGTCGCAGTGGTCCAGTTGCGCATCCGCGAGGGTGTGCGGCTGCCCGTCGGGACCACCGCGCAGCTGCGTACCGCGACCCCGTTGGGCGATGTCTTCGTGGCTGTCACCCCGCCGGCGACACCGAGTGGTCAGCTCCTCAAAGACGGCGGCACATTGGATCTGGACAACACCTCGTCGGCCGCGACGGTCGAGGGCGTGCTCGCCTCTGCGGCGGTGCTCGTCAACGGTGGTGTGATCCGGAACCTGACGCACGTGGTGAACGGACTCGGAAAGTCCTCGGGCGGTAACGGCAGCAACGGCCTCGTGTTCGGCGACATCGTCAAGCAGTCCGATCAGCTGATGGGCACCCTCAACGGCCGGTCCACGCAGATCCAGAACTCGTTGGACAAGACCTCACAATTGGCCTCGACACTCTCGGCGCGGGAGAAGACGATCAACGACCTCTTGGAAGCCGGCGCGCCGGCCCTGAAGGCGATCGATCCTCACCAGGTGACCGACCTCGCGAACACCGCCGGTCACATCTCTGATCAGCTGGCCAAGTTCCCGTCGATCCAGGGCACCGACAGTCGCAGCATGATCACCGATTTCAACACGATCGCGCGTGGGTTCAACGACGTCACGGTCAGCCCGGACACCAGCCTGGTCGCGCTGAACCGGTTGCTGCCGATATTGATCAAGGCCAACGCCGGTAGTGCACTGGCCGTCGACGCCAACATGGCCAAGCTGGCGCTGGGTAACTGGCCCGATGCCGGGTACAAGGGCGACCCGACCTTCCACGGCCCCAAGCAGGCTGACTGGGGCTACCTCGTCGGTAGCTTCAAGTACTCGCTGTACAGGCTGCAGGAACGTGTCGTGGGTCAGGGACCGAATCCCCCGGCACCAGCACCGGCCGCCCAGCCGGAACCACAACCCGCACCTGCTCCCGCCCCCGAGCCAGGACCCGGCCGATGA
- a CDS encoding MCE family protein — protein sequence MSINVTQQGSKARRVFMVGVVSVLVVLALVGGYFGLRKAGVVDDKITVTAQFDEGSGLFVGNVVEVLGLPVGAIESVEAKGTYVEVKFNVDKDVKVPANVIAAAFTSSVLTDRHVALSPPYTEGPVLKDGDLIPLDRTRTPVGFDRVLATVDKLASAMKGDGKGGGPAADLVNIGAQAAAGNGEQVKTALDELSKALKMTTDGAETKDQLTTIIKSVSSLVNAMNENDKAIRQFGSAVHGTADVLAAERFGTGNTGRKANEALKSTAELLDKNRDVIKGLLGNSNVTLQTLSDNQRELKETLDLLPLLLDNVDRSIDPVNGSLRLHPMLDKLLFESQFTKDICNLMGLRQLGCSTGTMADYGPDFGLTYMLDGMARMGQ from the coding sequence ATGAGCATCAACGTGACCCAGCAGGGTTCCAAGGCGCGCCGGGTGTTCATGGTTGGCGTGGTATCGGTACTGGTCGTATTGGCGTTGGTCGGCGGCTACTTCGGCCTGCGCAAGGCCGGAGTGGTGGACGACAAGATCACCGTCACCGCCCAATTCGATGAAGGTTCCGGCCTTTTCGTCGGCAACGTGGTGGAAGTGCTGGGCCTGCCGGTAGGGGCGATTGAATCTGTCGAGGCCAAGGGCACCTATGTCGAGGTCAAGTTCAACGTCGACAAGGACGTCAAGGTCCCGGCGAACGTCATCGCCGCCGCCTTCACCAGCTCGGTGCTCACCGACCGGCACGTCGCGCTGAGTCCGCCCTACACCGAGGGCCCGGTACTCAAGGACGGCGACCTCATTCCGCTCGATCGCACTCGTACACCCGTCGGTTTCGACCGGGTGTTGGCCACCGTCGACAAGCTCGCCTCGGCGATGAAGGGCGACGGGAAGGGCGGCGGTCCTGCCGCCGATCTGGTGAACATCGGGGCTCAGGCCGCCGCGGGTAACGGCGAGCAGGTCAAGACCGCTCTCGACGAGCTGTCGAAGGCACTGAAGATGACCACCGATGGCGCCGAGACCAAGGACCAGCTGACCACGATCATCAAGAGCGTGAGCTCGTTGGTCAACGCAATGAACGAGAACGACAAGGCAATTCGACAGTTCGGCTCGGCCGTGCACGGGACCGCCGACGTGCTCGCCGCCGAGCGTTTCGGCACCGGGAACACCGGCCGCAAGGCCAACGAAGCCCTGAAGAGCACCGCCGAACTCCTCGATAAGAACCGAGACGTCATCAAGGGCCTGCTGGGCAACAGCAACGTCACCCTGCAGACGTTGAGCGACAACCAGCGTGAGCTCAAGGAGACACTGGACTTGTTGCCGTTGCTGCTCGACAACGTCGACCGGTCGATCGATCCGGTCAACGGGTCGCTGCGCCTGCATCCGATGCTGGACAAGCTGCTTTTCGAGAGCCAGTTCACCAAGGACATCTGCAACCTGATGGGTCTGCGGCAGCTCGGATGCAGCACCGGAACGATGGCCGATTACGGTCCCGACTTCGGGCTGACCTACATGCTCGACGGCATGGCCAGGATGGGGCAGTGA